The Deltaproteobacteria bacterium genome has a segment encoding these proteins:
- a CDS encoding HAMP domain-containing protein, producing MSLGNKLTCYLLVGVLLIMGLDIYLSVERTRENLLTDLRSEVSTLSRTLQLALDTAGGDAPERYFDRLTIGISGFENVLGVAFYNRNGDITSLSPSLQDRKLPDVDVRGVIDSRTPVEGLFNEGKAQRYYRVGPIANSNGDGVAAFLVIEDLPLFTNEFRVRAYQTLLTTLGLMGVLMLIVPAMIRRGVTQPLNRFAQQIELIGQGRFDQRLDATRRDEIGRLAQAFDRMCVRLESAQRRLLIESEEKLRLERTLRHSGKLTALGQLASRLAHEIGTPLNVIQGRAEQLLRQEGLVEKDRTFIRVIISQIERISGFLRELLTLARRPEPLLRMVSVNDVVRRVRDVVGEQEQPTGAEVVLDLEESLPGIQADPDQLEQVLLNLTVNALHAVGTVGSVTLKTQLVESDVTGEGPMIDVFVSDTGPGIHPDDLPRVFEPFFTTKGSSGTGLGLAISREIVLNHQGEIRVESEAGRGARFIISLPVQREVGRGDERSVTVIRAEEGLHANGRS from the coding sequence ATGAGCCTCGGCAACAAACTTACCTGCTACCTGCTCGTCGGCGTTCTCCTCATCATGGGGCTTGATATATACCTCAGCGTCGAACGAACGCGTGAAAACCTCTTGACGGACTTACGAAGTGAAGTTTCCACATTGAGTCGCACATTGCAACTTGCGCTCGATACAGCCGGAGGGGATGCGCCTGAGCGTTACTTCGACCGACTCACTATCGGGATCAGTGGCTTCGAAAACGTGTTAGGGGTCGCCTTTTATAACCGTAATGGCGATATCACGTCGCTTTCCCCTTCGTTACAAGATCGGAAACTTCCGGACGTTGATGTTCGAGGTGTGATTGACTCACGTACCCCCGTAGAAGGATTGTTCAATGAAGGGAAGGCGCAACGGTACTATCGTGTTGGGCCGATTGCCAATTCAAATGGTGATGGTGTTGCTGCGTTCCTGGTGATCGAAGATTTACCACTCTTTACCAATGAGTTTCGCGTTCGCGCGTATCAGACGCTATTGACGACATTGGGGCTGATGGGAGTGTTAATGCTTATTGTGCCCGCGATGATCCGTCGCGGAGTGACACAGCCACTCAACCGATTTGCTCAACAGATCGAACTCATCGGACAAGGGCGGTTTGATCAGCGGCTCGATGCAACGCGACGCGATGAAATTGGCCGACTCGCACAAGCGTTTGATCGCATGTGTGTACGGCTGGAGTCAGCTCAACGTCGCCTCTTGATTGAGAGCGAAGAGAAATTACGTCTCGAACGGACACTGCGCCACTCTGGCAAACTGACGGCGTTAGGGCAACTCGCGTCTCGTCTCGCGCATGAGATCGGAACGCCTCTCAATGTTATTCAAGGGCGGGCGGAACAACTCTTACGACAAGAAGGGCTCGTTGAGAAAGATCGGACGTTCATTCGCGTCATCATTTCGCAAATCGAGCGGATCAGCGGATTTCTGCGAGAACTGCTCACCTTAGCCCGGCGACCAGAGCCTCTCTTGCGTATGGTGTCTGTCAACGACGTGGTGCGAAGAGTCCGCGATGTGGTCGGCGAACAAGAACAACCGACAGGCGCTGAAGTCGTTCTTGATTTAGAAGAGTCACTGCCGGGAATCCAAGCCGATCCAGATCAACTCGAACAAGTGCTGCTCAATCTAACGGTTAATGCACTTCACGCCGTTGGTACAGTTGGCTCAGTAACGCTGAAAACCCAGCTTGTAGAGTCTGATGTTACTGGTGAAGGGCCTATGATCGACGTGTTTGTTTCCGATACTGGGCCGGGAATTCATCCCGATGATCTGCCGCGCGTGTTTGAGCCGTTCTTTACGACCAAAGGGTCAAGCGGAACTGGTCTGGGATTAGCTATTAGCCGTGAAATTGTTCTCAACCATCAAGGTGAAATTCGTGTTGAAAGTGAAGCCGGACGAGGGGCGCGATTTATTATCTCACTCCCGGTTCAGCGGGAGGTCGGTAGAGGAGACGAGCGGTCCGTGACGGTGATTCGAGCAGAGGAGGGACTCCATGCTAACGGCAGATCGTAA
- a CDS encoding sigma-54-dependent Fis family transcriptional regulator, producing the protein MLTADRKGRARILVLDDEREMGAFLVDLLVDEGYTAEAYQRGTDVLAALEKESADLLVTDMVMDGMKGMEVLRAAKLRDPNVAVVMITAFGTIESAVEAMRGGAFYYLTKPFKSADLLFIVQKALEEKHLRTEVERLQKEVESHYHFDQIIGKSAAMQQVFELVERVKESPVNILLTGESGTGKDLLARTLHYQSARKQAPFVPVNCAAIPEQLLESELFGYVRGAFTDARKDKKGLFIEADGGTLFLDEVGELPLLLQAKLLRVIEDKEVRPLGATKAEKVDVRIIAATNRDMRGSVDRGEFRQDLFYRLSVVDIHIPSLRERPEDLPLLLQHFITRSAQASQVRRLSADALCILLNYPWPGNVRELENTIERALVLCRSEEITPADLPPHLTATKPQVSGLEHALLRRRSLADLEREYIHLALEFTEGKKKEAADILGIDRKTLYRKLEEYNKGAVDVVEAPSTLADRM; encoded by the coding sequence ATGCTAACGGCAGATCGTAAAGGCCGTGCGCGTATTTTGGTACTTGACGATGAGCGGGAGATGGGGGCGTTTCTCGTTGATCTTCTCGTTGACGAAGGCTACACGGCTGAAGCGTATCAGCGTGGGACCGATGTCCTTGCAGCTTTAGAGAAGGAAAGTGCAGACCTGCTAGTCACCGATATGGTGATGGACGGCATGAAAGGGATGGAAGTGTTACGAGCGGCGAAGCTACGTGACCCCAACGTTGCAGTTGTCATGATTACGGCATTTGGCACGATCGAGAGTGCAGTCGAGGCTATGCGTGGTGGCGCGTTCTATTATCTGACCAAGCCATTTAAGAGTGCCGATTTGTTGTTCATTGTGCAAAAAGCCCTGGAAGAAAAACATCTGCGGACTGAGGTCGAGCGTCTCCAGAAAGAGGTCGAATCGCATTATCACTTCGATCAAATCATTGGCAAAAGTGCGGCGATGCAACAGGTCTTCGAGTTGGTCGAACGCGTTAAAGAAAGTCCAGTTAACATTTTGTTGACTGGAGAGAGTGGAACTGGAAAAGACTTGCTCGCGCGAACGCTACACTACCAAAGTGCACGGAAGCAAGCGCCTTTTGTCCCAGTGAACTGTGCGGCGATTCCGGAACAACTTCTTGAGAGCGAACTGTTTGGTTACGTCCGCGGTGCGTTTACCGATGCGCGCAAAGATAAAAAGGGGCTGTTTATCGAAGCCGACGGCGGTACGCTATTTCTTGACGAAGTCGGAGAACTGCCGCTGCTCTTACAAGCCAAGCTCCTGCGAGTCATTGAAGACAAAGAAGTGCGCCCTCTGGGGGCGACGAAAGCCGAGAAAGTCGACGTACGCATTATCGCTGCGACTAACCGTGATATGCGTGGCTCGGTCGATCGTGGCGAATTCCGGCAGGACCTCTTCTATCGACTGAGTGTGGTGGACATTCATATCCCCTCACTGCGAGAGCGACCGGAAGACTTGCCCTTGCTGCTTCAGCATTTTATCACTCGCTCAGCCCAAGCCTCACAAGTGCGGCGCTTGTCGGCTGATGCGCTCTGCATCTTGTTGAATTATCCGTGGCCCGGCAATGTCCGTGAATTGGAGAATACGATTGAGCGTGCACTGGTGTTGTGTCGTAGTGAAGAGATCACGCCAGCTGATCTTCCCCCGCATCTCACTGCGACGAAACCGCAAGTTTCCGGTTTAGAGCACGCACTCCTGCGCCGTCGTTCGTTGGCCGACCTCGAGCGGGAATACATTCACCTCGCACTCGAATTCACCGAAGGAAAAAAGAAAGAGGCAGCAGATATTCTCGGTATCGATCGCAAGACGCTGTACCGTAAACTCGAAGAGTACAACAAAGGTGCGGTTGATGTTGTAGAGGCGCCGAGTACGCTGGCCGATCGCATGTGA
- a CDS encoding peptidase S8 has product MPRQLPFLVVVLCLLFSPLRALGEDAVTDGPFRLSSNVSVSRGRVSINALHVPLAPLLQEVAQKAKFAVTISPVFSTTRVTVILSNTDVEAAVQEILRRAGITNAAWAYRKKPQASGKQDEWELAHLTIVAQGHGSSLTALKQSPTDRAKQEQQKNLEPGKKLLREQFHDPKSQQRIDVAAHEVMVRFDPKMSPDEIQRKIDRLHAEVISSIPQFGFYHLSISESDTVSSFIDKHRKDPRLQVLEPNPIISADPVSTPLNDPLFRSQWSLERIGASQAWEQLPNGAGTVVAVVDSGVDGRHPELQRHILPGRNIIEQNDDTQDQHGHGTAIAGIIAASTNNAVGMSGICPTCQILPVRVLNDSGEGTYSHVIAGILWAADNRAQIVNLSLGSYGFSRFLADAIEYAQHKGAVIVAAGGNEATQAPLYPGALPNVISVAATDIDDNLWVGSNYGEAIDIVAPGVRILSLDTHNNYLFATGSSFSAAQVSGVAALVRTKHPSLKNTQVAQILFQTADDLGGKGKDQFYGFGRINAARALRAELR; this is encoded by the coding sequence ATGCCTCGACAGTTGCCCTTCCTCGTAGTAGTACTTTGTCTTCTCTTTTCTCCGCTTCGGGCGTTGGGAGAAGACGCGGTGACAGACGGCCCCTTCCGTCTTTCTTCTAACGTTAGCGTCTCGCGCGGACGTGTGTCGATCAACGCCCTGCATGTACCACTTGCTCCCCTCCTCCAAGAGGTCGCCCAGAAGGCGAAGTTTGCCGTCACTATCAGCCCAGTGTTCTCAACAACTCGCGTAACGGTCATCTTATCAAACACCGACGTTGAAGCTGCGGTACAGGAAATCCTTCGTCGTGCAGGTATCACCAATGCCGCATGGGCGTACCGCAAGAAACCCCAAGCATCGGGAAAACAGGACGAATGGGAATTAGCACACCTAACCATTGTTGCTCAGGGGCATGGTTCTTCACTCACTGCACTGAAACAGTCACCCACCGATAGAGCAAAACAAGAACAACAAAAGAACCTTGAACCTGGAAAGAAATTATTGCGTGAGCAATTCCATGATCCGAAGTCACAGCAAAGGATCGACGTCGCCGCCCATGAGGTAATGGTTCGCTTTGATCCAAAGATGTCACCTGATGAAATACAGAGAAAAATCGACCGCCTACATGCCGAAGTCATCAGTTCGATTCCGCAATTTGGCTTTTACCATCTCTCTATCTCTGAGAGTGACACAGTATCGAGTTTTATCGACAAGCACCGTAAAGACCCACGTCTCCAGGTCCTTGAGCCAAACCCGATCATATCTGCCGATCCAGTCAGCACCCCGCTAAATGATCCGCTGTTTCGCTCCCAATGGTCACTGGAACGGATAGGTGCATCGCAAGCGTGGGAGCAACTTCCCAACGGTGCAGGAACAGTTGTTGCGGTCGTCGATAGTGGCGTTGACGGCCGTCACCCAGAGTTACAGCGCCATATTCTTCCTGGACGTAACATCATCGAGCAGAATGACGACACGCAAGACCAGCACGGACATGGCACTGCCATTGCCGGCATTATTGCAGCGAGCACGAACAATGCCGTCGGCATGTCGGGGATTTGTCCTACCTGCCAGATTCTGCCGGTGAGGGTGCTGAACGACTCTGGCGAAGGCACCTACTCTCACGTCATTGCTGGCATCCTCTGGGCGGCAGACAATAGAGCCCAGATCGTCAATCTCAGTTTGGGAAGCTACGGGTTTTCGCGTTTTCTTGCGGACGCCATTGAGTACGCACAACACAAGGGCGCAGTTATTGTTGCTGCTGGTGGCAATGAAGCCACGCAAGCACCGTTGTATCCAGGGGCACTCCCAAATGTGATTTCAGTTGCCGCCACAGATATTGATGATAACCTTTGGGTCGGATCAAACTATGGCGAAGCTATCGATATTGTGGCTCCCGGCGTGCGTATCCTGAGCCTCGACACTCACAACAATTATCTCTTTGCTACCGGTTCGTCATTCTCGGCGGCGCAAGTTTCTGGTGTTGCCGCGCTGGTACGGACCAAACACCCATCCCTCAAGAATACGCAGGTTGCGCAGATTTTATTTCAGACAGCCGACGACTTGGGCGGAAAAGGCAAAGATCAGTTTTATGGCTTTGGTCGGATCAATGCCGCACGGGCATTGCGAGCAGAGCTGCGCTAG
- a CDS encoding cytochrome P450, with the protein MSTTLSFTPDDLVARQHFANPYPVYHTLRAQSPIRYVSIPANPDSGIDRPIMAWGLLKYHDVYTALRDHDTFSSESPVAGQFGPPLVLIQDDPPRHTRFRRIVNKAFTLKRVETLEPAITKITNELLDRIGSGEADIVDTFTVPLPMRVIARLMGIPEEDYATFKRWSDAFLSTVGTDRNERMKNMQDMVAYFGQMAIARRSQGADDLITALVEAEIEGESLQDWEILGFCILLLIAGNETTTNLLGNLFNLLTDRPELWQQLRNDRSLVEPVIEETLRYESPVQRLFRTATRDLEFSGTKIRKGDRVTIFFGAANRDADGFSNPDDFRLDRTLKNHVAFGMGIHYCLGAPLARAEARIALNAFLDRFPCLTRGVAPAIRQTATPIVFGFSQLPLVLTSR; encoded by the coding sequence ATGAGCACAACACTATCGTTTACCCCAGACGACTTGGTCGCACGGCAACACTTTGCGAATCCGTATCCGGTGTATCACACACTGCGTGCGCAGTCTCCGATCCGGTACGTCAGCATTCCGGCCAATCCAGATTCGGGCATCGACAGACCAATCATGGCATGGGGGTTACTGAAGTACCACGACGTGTATACAGCCTTACGTGATCACGACACGTTTTCCTCCGAGAGCCCTGTAGCTGGCCAGTTTGGCCCACCGTTAGTGCTCATTCAGGACGATCCACCACGACACACACGCTTTCGCCGCATCGTCAACAAAGCCTTCACCTTAAAACGAGTTGAAACGCTCGAACCCGCGATCACCAAGATCACCAACGAACTCCTTGATCGTATCGGCAGTGGTGAAGCCGATATAGTTGACACCTTTACTGTCCCCTTGCCGATGCGCGTCATCGCACGACTAATGGGAATTCCTGAAGAGGATTACGCGACGTTTAAACGGTGGTCTGACGCCTTCCTCTCGACTGTCGGTACCGATCGCAACGAGCGCATGAAGAATATGCAGGATATGGTCGCGTACTTCGGACAAATGGCCATCGCACGACGTAGCCAGGGTGCAGATGATTTGATTACTGCGCTGGTTGAAGCCGAGATCGAAGGGGAATCTCTCCAAGACTGGGAGATTCTCGGCTTCTGCATTCTCCTTTTGATCGCCGGTAATGAAACCACAACCAATCTGCTTGGCAACCTGTTCAATCTGCTCACCGACCGCCCTGAGTTGTGGCAGCAACTGCGCAACGATCGGTCGTTAGTCGAACCAGTCATCGAAGAGACGTTACGCTATGAAAGCCCAGTGCAACGTCTTTTTCGTACAGCCACACGTGATCTCGAGTTTTCCGGGACAAAAATTCGCAAAGGGGATCGGGTCACGATTTTCTTTGGGGCAGCGAATCGTGATGCAGATGGGTTCTCAAACCCTGATGACTTCCGCCTTGATCGCACCCTCAAAAACCATGTCGCCTTTGGCATGGGCATTCATTACTGTCTTGGCGCACCACTCGCGCGTGCCGAAGCCCGCATTGCACTCAATGCGTTTCTTGACCGTTTTCCGTGCCTCACCCGTGGTGTGGCTCCAGCAATTCGCCAAACAGCGACCCCCATCGTCTTTGGCTTCTCGCAACTCCCTTTGGTACTAACTAGTCGATAA
- a CDS encoding Rpn family recombination-promoting nuclease/putative transposase translates to MKTDSVFYHMFQAFPQLLFDLIAQPSDNAPLYRFESVELKQTAFRLDGVFLPPKEQPDWPVFFVEVQFQLDPDFYSRLFAEVFLYLRQQHPKHPWHAVVLFPTQSADPGEHQHYQVLLTGGQVTRVYLDKWAQPRETLMQRLMGVLLATPQQAINEAQTVLGQLRRTEAIDTTLTAAIVNLIETILVYKIPALSRERIQAMLELTDVDLKKTRFYQEVFAEGEKTGRQEGRQEGRQEGRQEGRQEEGTTLILRLLQRRCGELSSALEEKVRRLSLPQLETLAEALLEFRGLADLEQWLASHE, encoded by the coding sequence ATGAAAACCGACTCCGTCTTTTACCACATGTTCCAAGCGTTTCCGCAATTGTTGTTCGATTTGATTGCGCAACCTTCCGATAACGCCCCACTCTATCGTTTTGAGTCGGTCGAACTCAAACAAACCGCCTTTCGACTCGATGGGGTATTCTTGCCACCCAAGGAGCAGCCCGATTGGCCAGTGTTTTTTGTTGAAGTACAGTTTCAGCTCGACCCAGACTTTTACTCTCGTCTGTTTGCCGAGGTGTTCCTGTATCTCCGGCAACAACACCCGAAACATCCCTGGCATGCGGTGGTCCTCTTTCCTACACAGAGTGCCGACCCCGGAGAGCATCAACACTATCAAGTTCTCCTCACTGGCGGTCAGGTTACTCGGGTCTACCTCGACAAGTGGGCGCAGCCGCGCGAGACTCTCATGCAACGCCTCATGGGGGTTCTCTTGGCGACTCCGCAACAAGCCATTAATGAGGCTCAGACCGTGCTGGGGCAACTGCGAAGGACAGAAGCAATTGACACGACCTTAACGGCGGCTATCGTTAATCTCATTGAAACCATTCTCGTGTATAAAATCCCAGCTCTCAGCCGAGAAAGGATCCAAGCCATGCTTGAACTCACAGATGTCGATTTGAAGAAGACACGCTTCTACCAAGAAGTATTCGCAGAAGGAGAAAAAACTGGCCGTCAAGAAGGTCGTCAAGAAGGCCGTCAAGAAGGCCGTCAAGAAGGTCGTCAAGAAGAGGGAACTACCCTTATTCTGCGCTTACTGCAGCGCCGATGTGGCGAACTATCCTCTGCACTAGAAGAAAAGGTCAGGCGCTTGAGTCTACCTCAGCTCGAAACTTTGGCTGAGGCGTTATTAGAGTTTCGTGGGCTAGCAGACCTAGAGCAGTGGTTGGCAAGCCACGAGTGA